A segment of the Epinephelus fuscoguttatus linkage group LG23, E.fuscoguttatus.final_Chr_v1 genome:
AGTTCGGTCTATTGTCTCAGACTCTCAGCatccctccatgttgagagtcAGATGGGTTTGCCTCCCTAAATGTAGCACTAAGAGTTACAGATCATCCTTTGCCCTCTCTGCTATCACTTATCctaaccagcagtgaccactaATGTCCATGATTTACCTCCGACAGTGTGTGATACTGTATACTGTGTAATCAAATTGCCCCTAAGGGACATTAAcgtttaccttaccttacataAAAGCCTAACATCTTTCTGACATAATAGTTACATCCAGTGCTAGTTAGGTTTTGTATGGAAGCTCATTTCTgccagtaaaataaaacaaattggGGCACCCAGTAGCTAAGTGGGTAGAGCAGTCACCCTATGTACAAAGCAGCTGCAGGTGCAGTtctggcctgtggccctttgctgcatgttgccTCCATCTCCCCCCTTTACGCCTCTACCTGTCATTAAAGGCCAAACTCTCCCCCAGAAGtaatcttttaaaataaatcaagtagataaaatgtttgtcatgataaaataaatgctttttaTGTCAGAATTTTGTACAGTAACTTAAAATGTTGACACATTatgagcatttttacttttataactaactttttttttctcttcctggcAGAAATGAGCTTCCATACTATTGTCCAACTCTATTGTAATTGACAGCTAGAAAGATAATTGCCCATTTCCCTGATGAACTCCCCATATCTAGATGAGAATCTGCTCTCGCCTCGCCAAAACTACTCAGGAACACTCAGAAAGGAACCATTAGACCAGTTATCACTCCAAAATGTGGCATCAAGCAATATCATCACGCATTTTTTGTCCTAAAACTTCTTGGTGTAAATCCAAATGAgttgtaaaaatattttaaattatatgtATAGCTTTCATACAGTGCTGAAGTAGCTACTTCAACTCTGGAGTAAAAGTAGGCACATGTTGCCCTCTTGTGGTCAGAGAGGCTCAGTGCAAATACTCATTTGAGCATTTTCAAGCCTCATCATGTGACAAATCATTTCCCCAGTGTAGCTGTGTAGCTGATCATACCCACTGCTGAGGATAGCACCCAAAGGCCAGCACATGACAACACAAGACCCCATTGTCAACCATGTGACCAGACTGCAGTCATGCTATTTAGGAGAGACTTTACAGCCGAGTGTGAGATCCTGAAGTGATGTGACACTTCCTCACAATCCCTCCCTCAATCAAGAGAGCAATTTTAAAGTTATGATGCTCATAAAATATAATCACCATGATCTTTGAGCTTGACTGTGATGACCTGATAACAGTGGAGCCTGGAGGCGACATGACTTGACATCTCTCGGAGCAACAGGAAGACTTTCGTAATTCATTCGTCACATGTCTTTGAGCTTCAAAATGACACCAATGTTAGACTCAAGTGACACATGAAAGTTGCTTTATTGTTACAGACTATGATATAGAAGAACCATTAGTGCAAATTGACTTTGTCATGTTGTGTGTGGTCATCATTGTGCAGTTTTCCATCACAGTGATGCAGTCCAGTGGAGGACTAGGTGTTTTTCTTGACACGCTGGAGTCATTTGAAGGGTAAGTTCGTCACAGTTGTATCCTATCATGTTGATATTTCTGGTACTTTTCACCCCGATTTTAAGCCATTCACTCTAAGATTTCTGCCTCTGCCCTGATACCAAGGAGCGGGAAGAATTCCCATCAGCGTTGCTCACAGCATTGAAAACGACATTTAAAAAGAATTCAACACTGGCATGTATTTCCAAACACAATGCTCCTGTTACCAATGAAGTGGTCCCTATGAAAACTGTTCACATGTTCTGTGCTTTATCAACAGTAACCGGGGCGTTGTTTCTGAAAAGACAAGCTGCGGttgaatttttcaaaatgtCGTTTTTCAAtgcagggagaaacacacacaaaattccATCCTCCTCTTTGGTAGTGGGGTGGAATTATAAATCTCCGAGACAAATATCTCAAAATCTGGGCAAAGAGAAACCAACTATCTGCATGAGTGGATACCACAAGAGTCTGTAGCCATTTCTGGGATACTGGTTGTTAAGATTCTTTCTAAGGCACATTAGGCTGACATGGCGACGGGCGGTCTCCCTTAGTCTTGGTATTGGCTTGTCACCCTCTCACAGTGCAATGCTATGGACGACTACTCCTCCTTTCAAACTCTGGAAAACATTTTGAGGTATGTGATGTAGAAAACACTTGACTTAGCCATATCTTATTGTTAGAAAAAACACATCTACATCGTGTCAtctatataaaaataaaatatgaacttTGCACTCCGGGTTACTGCTTCTTGAAAATCCTCTTAGCATCCACTCCCTCATAGTTATAAGTCTGCGGGGGGAAGATGAAGAGGTGTGTTACTTTATGGAGACATTTATGGAAGCAAAACAGATTAACATAATGCTTACAGATGAAATGCATATGAACCCACTGACCTGTACGAGCTCTCCTCCCACCACTGCTCTGGTGGTGGTCAGGACCTTGCTGTTGTCTTTCCTGGTGAACTTTCCTTTCAGCATGTCACCATCCATCTCCCACGTACCCTGGTTAAAAATACACACGTGCTCTTTAATGCTCTGCTTATGTCGTGTTACAttagtgtgtatgtatgtttttatttgccGTGGACATCACGTTAGCATTATAATTGTACATTTACACCAGATGTACTGTGTTTGAGTTTGTAGCAAGACGCTAATTTGATGCTAACACTTGTCCATTTTGAGTTTCATTAGGTTTTGATAGATTTGTCCATTTTCATTGAACCCTCATTGCAGCAACCACAAATCCACTGTAGATTATTCACTGGAACTTGTTGCATAGAGTGTGTTTCATCTTATCAACATCAGGGCATTGTGTTACATGATTGACTTTCTTTTAAGAACTACTAACACATTGAGCTACTCGTGAAAAAGCCAAAGCTGAAATAGAAACTGCTTCTCTTTCTTGGCTGGTCTCTGCCACATTGTTGACTTTACTTGATGATGGGGATGTGCTATATATGAATGCACCCACCCAGTGTTTGCATGCACTGGATTTACTACCAACTTTAAGCTATAAACTCATCACTGTATCCTGTATGCTCGGGTTGGGTGGCTCTCCTTACAGTTTCGTAGACTTTTTCACTGGCATTCCAGCATGTGTCTACAATAGGCAAAAACTTGAAAACAGCCATGCTCTCcattcacaaaacatgtttctatTGTCTGTACCGAGGGTGCGTACAGAGTTTGGCAAGTGAGCATTTATGTATGTAGCTCCATATatgtggaatcttctgcagaaggaCTTAAAGTTGCACTCACTGGTTCCTTTCGGCCGTTTCATGGCATTGTTGCGGGATTTTTGTACACAGTCTTCTGCATGCTAAGTCACAGTGTGTCTTAGCTGGACTTTGTAGTCATGTgtagttgcttttttttttttttttttttttacatttttatggttCATTTCTGGCATTTATTAACAAACATTTTGGCTTTTTTGTTCcgtgttgtctgtctgtaacttaacactcttgaaaaagaggtTTTCCTGAttgaataaaggttaaataaacgAACAAATTAACATAGGAAGAACCACTGCTGGGTGTAATAATGCCTGATCCACTTTAGGACACTCACTGAGACTTCAGTGCCATCAGCCAGGCTGTAGTCGAACGGGACACCCAGGGTGAAGTCGATGTCTTTGGTGCGGAAAGTGCTGGACTCTTTGAGGTGGAACTTATCCCCGGTCTGCTCGATGGTGATCTTCAGGTTGTCGTGCTCTGCCAGCTTTCTCTTCATGATGTTAATACCTTAATTAATCAACACAAAAATAGAAACATGTAGCTGGGTTGCTGCCATCATAGGATTCACTGAggattatttattaaaataaatttgcAAGTAACAGTGTATCTACACTCTGCTTGTATTTGAAGTTTTCACTACTCTGCTGTCCAAGTATTAGTATACAAGTCCACAAAAAGATCTTTATTTAGCTACTGCTATTATTATGAGCAGCCCCATAAACACTCTGAACTTATCAACACCCTACTGCCTTGTGTAATACCCACACAGCAATGTCAAACTATATTGAAACACAtgacacagttacacacattgCTCTCATAAACTAGATCATAAGGGCAGACACAGCAGAAAAATAGACCCGCAGCACAGCATGACTCCAGTGACCCATACAGTGTGATCTACACACACAGgctctcacacactcacccaTTTGCTCCATGAACTTGTCATAGTTATCGCTGCGGTCGACCTTCCAGGTTCCATTGAACGCCATGGCTGCAGGCTGGCTGTGGGTTGAAGGCAGCTGGTGATGAAGCACAAGCAGACCGTGGGATTGTGAATGCCCGTTGGCCTCCATTTATACCCACCCCTCCCATCGCCCTAtcaccccaccaccacccccaccctccCCGAGCTGGCATGGAAGATACTCTTCTTTATCTCACTGATTATCTGTCTGCTGATGTGGCCATTTAGAGACTGTGTCAAATGTAGGGCGATTGCCGCACGACCTCGAGGATACACTAATAAATAACTGGAGGGCAACTTCTCTCAGCGAGTCTGGCGCACTCAAACACTGTCGCACTGttctgcagcagagagacagagggaggaaaaaagagtGGGCTGTTTGTATGGCTGCCCATGGCAGTCACTCAACTGAGCCCCTTTCTGTTCCTCAATCTTTTCTCTGTCGCCCTGTTTGTGCCTGGCATGAAAATGAGCCGTATAGGACTTTCTATTTGACGGTGACAACTTGAGCTGGCATGCTCACAAAGAGTCATGGCCCAGCAGGAGAAAGAACACTAAGACTggaaactttatttttgtccTGAGTGGAAAGTTGAAAGTTTGTAACACcttaaacaactgaaaaaattCACTGGGCATACTGGCCAACTGTTTTCACTGGTTTCATTCATGTCTGTATGGGTATAAAATCAATCAGCAGACTCTTGACCTCATTGTTGCATGGTGATGTAGTTAAAGCACAAACTGATTTTAAAAGACTGTCTGATTTTGGCAAAACCATCCCAACCTACGATCTGCTTACTggcctcctcctcatcacttGAAAGAGTTTGCACAGTAGTCATGGAGATGAATGTGTCAACATGCAAACATACATTCTCAACCATAGCACGTCTCTGAAGGAATAGTtgtagatgagaagattgataccacccTCATGTGTGCACAGTGAGTATAAGGctggagccagcagctggttagcttaggttagcttagcatgaagacctgaaaccatggatgtatgaagagaaCTGTATACAACGTTGGAGGCGGGGTCCTGTTCATTTCTATTAAGGCCGCTCACTGGCGCATGAGGCCATGCATAAAATTACCCGAATGATCAGCCTCCACACTATGCGTGAGACGTATATCTGCAGCCACATTCCATCTGAAGCCTACACACATGCCTCTACAAACCACGGTCACTACTTGTACAAGACCAACCCAGCGATGTGACCACTATTTGAACCCTGCTACTATAAGACAGTGAAGTGAATAAATATGAGGCCCAACAAAGCAagttattttcagcattttattcattgatttattcattataCTCCCAACTGCTTTTGTTGAGGGACCATGTGTCAATTTAGGCTTGTTACATgcgtttttttcttttcaaaatatactgctgttttcacaggaaatgtgcagtttctgtTCGTTagatgcacatattttttttttcaaaatgcacGCACGATGTCAAAAAAAATACctcacttttacttttatttccttgtacaacaaaaacacgtagTTAGGTTAAgagaaaacatcatggtttggcgtAAAActccacaggaaacaaacaacaggctcccaggtgaaagtcctggcTTTGTTGGAAGGCCAGCTGTTAGGAAATATGGGCATTTGGACCACATTTTCAAAAGTGGGCCCCTCATATTGGTCAAAttgtgtgcagaactgaaacagTGTAAAGAGTATATGGCTGTCAAATCTAAATTTATGCAATTCCAAGACTGTTTAGGGACCACAGTATGCAGAAATActtgaaataaactgttttggCAATATTCCTTTTTCCCTCTCTAAAATTTAACGGAGCTTTGGAGTGTTATTTGACCCCTTTCCGACGAAGTTAGCATATCAGTGGATGCTTTAGGTCCTCTAGTTTGATATGATTGCTGCGTCCTAACCATAGTTTTAAAACTAAGTGCAACACAGGGTAAGAGTCGACCATAGACCTTTTCATGGGTTCCCCCTTGGCCTTGGGTCATCTTTACCCTTTGACCCCCCCTGACAATGGGCCTGTTTGTTGGAccccatccacctccactcccaccctccctatagggactttccagctttTTATCACATAGTTTTCAGCGGCATATCAACCTAACAGCAACCGGCGGCATATTACTGACAAAGCATGGCTGTTTCATCATGTATTATTGTCACTCCTGTCCACTGATTGAGTTCCTGCTGTTGTGTTTGACATTTGCTCTGTGCTGAGACACACTACTTAACACTGATGAAGAGATCTCTGTGTGTAGTTCTTGAACTACTCACTCAGGACAGCAGTGTTTGGGATGCTGAAGGGATTAGGCCAGATTGAATCGGACTGTATTGGTAATTAGGTTTTCCTGAGTTCCACTGTTGTCACTCAGACCTGATCAGCCCACAGCCCATTGTTTTAGGCTAGCCTTGATTTGATAGCACAAAACCTTGCTCTGAATGATGTTCTTGAGATAGAATTCTACACCCTTGTTGTGAACTTCTGTCTCCACTGCGCATCATCTAAACCAGCCACAAAACTGGtcctcaaagtgttttttttctgacacatgAAAGCATGTTCTTGGCCTGAGTATGCTCAGTCAACTGATGATGATCCTTTAATACAGTTGAAAGTATGTAAAAGTTAATAAGCACACCTTCCAAGATCAAGACTGAACTTCAGAAATGCATAAAAACAACTGGATGCCTGCAATGATACACAACACATCCAAACTTCTCAAATACAGTGACATTTTTTGCCAAACATGAGTCATCACTCACGTAACAAATTGAAATAATGTGTGTTAAAACACAACACTGCTATTGTTGTTTGAAGTACCAAAGTAATTGTCATTCAGCTTGTGTGACAATGGGGCACTATCGCTGCATTCTTGAGAGGAAAAGCTGCGCACTCAGAGCTGGACAGTTGGATTATGGACACTGAGGGAATACTGGACACATTGTTTACACCTCAAGAAGTCCTTTCAGTCATCGCAAGACTCCACCAATATTTAATACAACAGTGTGAGCAGAGGAGCAGTTTGGGAATGAGACAGGTAAATCTAGTATGTAATAGAACATACATATCATGTTTTAGCTACATACTTATTCTCCACTGCTACCATTTTCCATATTTCTCGCATACTGCATGGTTAAAAACACACCAAGGACTGATGCTAGGATTCACAGATGAACCAGTGTGCTTTGTCTCACATAGCATGACGGATGTTTGGAGGATAAATCTATGGGGGAACCCAAACCTGGGTTTAATTGAATCTAATTAATGAGCTTTTGAGTGTCACAATataaatacacaatataaaTAACTCATGGATTTGAGTGTTTTAAAGGTGTCTTATGTGGTTGCTTTGGGTCAGTTGTCAGGGCAGGTGTGGAAGCACCCAAGGAGTGTACTTTAATTTCAAAATCAGAGGTGGTAATGCCGGTTGCATACAACTGCAATTACATAACAATGTGATGTTTTGCAATGCATCTCTCTGGAtgtaaatgacattaaaaagtcTGATTACAGCCGTGTCTCCCAGCCCATAATCCCTTTTACTGCTGTCAATAAAGACAGTTTGTACTTTGACTCCTCgcaggtctcacctcacactccTGGTACAATAGCCACCATAATGAGATTAAGACAGACGTAATTATAGTTTTATATATCTGCTTTTATTGACAGGAAACCCACATCTGGCCCGCCCCATCCTCAACCACCTTCACTATGTTGTTTATGATGTTGCGAGTGGCCTGTAGAggattgtctctgtgtctctggggCTGATGTTACACTTTGATGTCACACTCTGATGTGACTCTATGTAATCTCGCTAATGACTCTGCTTTTCAACATGTAATTAGTTCAATGATGCTTTTTCCCTATTGCTGTGCCCCAGTGGTCTCAATTACTCTTAATAATGTTAGCACCACATCTGGCGCTTTCCCCAGTGTTCATTACAGTTACGTGTCTACAGTCGTACAAGTGCAACAACCCCATAGGTTGcaacatatatacagtatatgtgacAACAGTATCACACTGATTCATGGGGCACTGTTTAATTGGACAAACCAGTAATCTGCATCACACACAGGTATTAATAGTAACAATTAAAAAGAAGCTCATCTGcaggcagtggtggaggaagatcatttatttttaagtcaAAGTAGAAATACCACACTTCAGAAATGATCTGTTTTAAGTACAAGCCCTGGATTTCaaattttacttgagtaaaaatacacaaaattcaGTTAaataccaaaagtaaaagtatgcaAAATGCAGAATtacccatttcagaataatgtgtATTATATCATTTGATTATAATCACTGACAGATTAATGCACAATGCAGCTGATCAAGATGGAgctaattttaattactttatatacCACTGTGTAACTGAATCTACATCaatatgtcatgttttatttgctgatAATATTTCTTGTTAATGATCTGATTCTAATGATGAACATTGAATATTAAAGATCCAGAGTAAAACACTTCTGCGTAATCTGCTTTTCCAGGACTGTCTGGGTGTGGTTTTAATGTCACGGCTGTCATCAGATTTCAATTCAAATGCAGCTGAATTCTGATTGGTGCATAGAGGGACACCACCTTCTTCCAGCTGAGCTCCACCTGTTTCAAACCAGTGCGAATAGTAAGGACAAACCCACAAGTACATCAATCTATCATGAGAAACAACCAAAACAGTTCAAACTTTGGCAGAATATTTAGTGCTTATGTAGGACTCCATCAGCCATAGTCAGAAACTGATTAAGAAAATAGGTGTCGGGGCCTTTAAATTGTTccacaagcaaaaacacaggAGAAGATTTGATGGTGTGGACTCAGTGGCGTACTGTCATTGCAATGGGCCCCTGTGCACGCTATTGTGCACATATTGTCTCATCAAATGATTAGAGACTTGACgctggacaacatcaacatatatGTTACCCAACAATTatcactgcatatctgtatTCGACAAAAatttcaaagaaaataaaaaattattaatttaattgaacaatttaaatagtttatttcgaataagcatataattatttttatatagataccactgattttattttttattttttatcattatttagaCTTCATATCgctgtaaactgaatatctttagaTTTTGAACTGTTGCTCTGACTAAACAAATAATTTAAAGACGTCCCCTTGGACTCTGAGCATATTTCTCTCTATTTTGCAATAATATTAATAgttaaactttatttgtatcgcacttttcatacaagaaatgcagcacaaaatgttttacaaTAAGGAAATTACATGTACTGATTGCTTCACATGAAAAAGGACCTCCAATAAGCATAAAAAGAGGGATAGAGTGACGTAATCAatgcaaaatataatacaaaataaagcctacttgtaataatattaatgatgtTTGTAGGCCTAACAAAACAGTTCAGTAGTGACTGGCAGATTAATGATGAATGAAGAGGAGTGTAAACTGAAGTTTCCAACACACCAGCGTGTTACTGCAGTCTGAATTTAACACATTAACCCTATGATCACCTGATGCTCACCATAAACTGGATTCTTTGCTTCACAGTTATAAAACACCTGAAGTATCTctactgatttttttcatgacCAAATATTTATGAATGTTCAACACAATTTACACACAATGCCACAGGCACATGTAAAACTGATATATACATGTATGAATGCAATAAGATGATAATTTAAAAATTTAGGAACCACCCACTCATTCCTTtacttagattttttttttttgtaaatattgcTCCATCAGTTCGGGTTGTACTTGTGTTCAGTCTGAGCAGAAACGCAAACACTCTGAGTTGACATTGTCATTAATAATCAAACCTTTTATGACGTACTGTAGATATGCCTCTGCTGCTGGGACAGAAGCTCTCTTAAGGAATGTAGGACTCCATCTAGTGGAGCACTGCCACAGCCGCACCGTCCACCTTCCTTTAATGCTGATGTTCAAACTGTACTATCTGGGTAAATCTTTCAGGAGCTGCAGGTTTGGGACTGAAGTTATGTTGAGTAAAGTTTAATACCAAACTATTCAGTCCTTTATCTTCGGTATCACAGGTTTGCAAATTAAAAAGCAGTCTCATATGCAAAAAGATTGCATTCAAATCATCTTGAATTTCAGGTTTGGCTGGAGTGATTTCCGAAACTTCGCCTGGCCtctgcacactgaaataaagAACACAATCATGTCCTAAATATATCCCTGCTGCCTCTAGAGAGTAAGTGAAAGTCAATATTATTGAGGCTCAGCAATGAGGCAATATTTGAATTTCAAATGAGCCTCAGACAGTAGAGAAAGCCAAGCATTCAGTCACCCTGACACGAGTGTACACGAATGGTGAAGAGGCCAGCACATGACACGGCGTTGACAAATAGCCGGCGCATTATGCTGAATGAGAAACACTGTGTCAGAGAGGGGAAATGGGATAATTGATCCAAATTAGGAAAGAGTGACCTAAAGCACTCATGAGTGCCAGTGTAAGGCAGAATGTGAGTGGTGTTAATACATCTTCTCAAACGAAGTAGGAGCTTACTGCATgtgtaaatgtgatgatttatgCAGTCAGATGAAGGAATGTGTGCAGGTCCATTTGGCTGAGAGCTTTTGGAgaaacaccacagcagcaagAGAGATACTTTATTGAAATACCTTTCAGTGAGTCATTTCTACTATACATGGATTGATGGTTTGAAAGTTTTACAGAGAAACTCTTTCCATTCCATATTAAAAAATCCAACTTCTCAGAatcctgaaataaaaacaaatcctcATCCTAATTGTTGGCTCCCCTCTTGGTAATAGCTTCCCCCCTATCTCCCTCATTCAGCAGGTCACAATTCCATATTTATTTTCCTGCATCGACGATGCGTTCCAGCTCTGAGAGGGATTACACGCCTCTCTTGGTCTACATCCTACAGCATCTGCTGGGACTGGTGCTGCCACCCACCACAGGACTTCAGCTGCTCTGGGGCTACCAGCATGGCTCGGATGTGGGTTTATAAATGATCCGGGACCAGGCGCCATGCGGTGCCACCCCCCGTACAGACCCCCGAAACAACCCTGGCAGACCTACATGTACTCACAGAGTGAAATGATAGTGTTGCACCACAGCTGCTCGTCTCTGTCTGAAGGTAACTGTAAACCACAGTGATCCTGAAGCATCAGCTCATTATTACAGTGAGTTCATTTTTGAACCAGAGTTCCAGAGCAACACAATAAGACGATAAGACGGCCATTCTCCAACATGAACTTTGTAGATATAGACAGCAATGCAATTGTCTCTCAGTTGGAGACCAGCTGATGTTATCATATAAGATGCAGTGGTGAGTTTGTAATTATCTCCAGTAATGAAGCTAAGGGAATCAATGGGTCAAAGTACGGTCAAAAATGACATCCTCATGATCCAGAACTGAGAAGAAACTAATACATGTGtagagatgagttgaaacaggtAACTACTTGCAATACACCTTTCTGCAGCGTTCTAAagacctgccagttcacaccaatgcaactagatgagacggtgtatcatcgttatgcaacaactctctgtactttacttctgatttccagcttttcaggcttattttgtggctgaatataatttgtagcttcttaaaatatggaTGAGGATTAGTGATAGtaagatactggctacagctgcatttgtagtcgGGATGAAATGACGAAAAGCAAAACGAACATCAGATGGGCtgaattcataataaatacgtCACAACATAAATACCCAGccccagtcagtcagtcattgaGACAaacagttcacaccgctgcaacttttctctgcaatgttctaaatcGGTTTCATCTTGTTacgaatcattggtctgaactgggcttggAATTTGGTCTGAAATTGATGCTTAAATCCATGCTGATagttttgtttcagtgttttcagttgtttagtTCAGTTGTTTTAGTGGGTGCAACAACGAATCGCATTACTGATTTATCGCATCACGTGATCTGGATATTGTAACGTGGACCCAGAATAGACTCCGCAGATATAAAGTTTGGTGTAGCCCTAGCAACGtcctttataaacaacaagtaGTGATGTGACGTTCATGAACAagccgagtctttgaaccggctctttgaagtgaaccaGTGAGCGGGtgcactgtctttctccctcacatTCTAGTCTCTGTCAACTTGTTCCGGATCAAATAATCTGACATTTATGGATACagagtaaattaaagcaaaaaacaaagaaattaggaactggctcgttcactctaaagagccggtccactcgttcacttcaaagagccggttcaaagaatCGGCTCATTCGCTAACGTCACATCACTCGCTACTtaacagagagagcaaactagcgcaacgacatggccaaacatgAGTATGAcgttgaatgtattaaactgtgtggaccatGACCTAATgagtaaggagaaatctggaccccatggctggaccagttgggaacctctGATGTAGGCAAAACAACTGTTATTTAGTGTTATGGTAACAAAACCAACAGATttacacattcattttttttctcctaccATGTGACTCCAGACGGCCTCAGTAATAGCTGAATCCAGATCTGCATGCAAATTAATCACTTGTTCCTTAGTTCAGGGCCAACTTTGCATAAAAAATTGAAATCTATTAACAagttttatgtcatttatttgcCAAACTACTTTCATATATTGCACAAAAAATTATACTACCATATATTTTCCATACAGTACTAATCATATATCTGAATGTAAGAATGTGTGgacatttaagatatttttgtaaactgcATTCGTATATGTTAAATCCTCTCGTCGTATGTCCCCATATATCTTCATATTACATTTTGACTTTGTGCCCCGTGTGTTCTGATTAAAACGTTTGCTCTAAGTTGACAAGCTTTTTTCCGCAGGGTTCATGAGTGTGTCAGTATTCCTGCACATAAAGGCTCCTTTAAGGTGGCAGAAGTTATATTGTGCCACCTAAGAAGGTCCTTGGAGTTCAGCAATAAATGTAAAACATCAATCTATAATTCCAACACTCCAGCTTGATTGAAGAGATGTTAATTACAATCATCTCATCTCCCTTGGCTGATTTTAATTTGCACTCAGTGCGTTTGACCCAATTTTGTTGTTAATGAAGTTGGCATTTTCAGTAAAGTTCAGGTGACTGAAATGTTTAAGCAGAGACAACTTTCTGGTTCACACCGCCCGGCcgacatttcctcctttgcttcAGACATTTTACTGTATATTAAATGGATTGTTTCAGTGCAGCTGGCgctcatctgtgtttttgtgcttcTCATGACAACTTAACACCTTCTTTCCCTCAGCAGATGTCCACGTATTAATGACTCAATTCACCATATGGGCAAACAAACAGAGGCTTGTTCGTG
Coding sequences within it:
- the LOC125883371 gene encoding fatty acid-binding protein, intestinal-like, yielding MEANGHSQSHGLLVLHHQLPSTHSQPAAMAFNGTWKVDRSDNYDKFMEQMGINIMKRKLAEHDNLKITIEQTGDKFHLKESSTFRTKDIDFTLGVPFDYSLADGTEVSGTWEMDGDMLKGKFTRKDNSKVLTTTRAVVGGELVQTYNYEGVDAKRIFKKQ